The following are encoded together in the Pseudoalteromonas shioyasakiensis genome:
- a CDS encoding response regulator translates to MDEELYKRRIERERQARKQAEALLEQKSLELYEANMTLKHAAENLEKEVILRTHDLNKAKEMADAANQAKSMFLANMSHEIRTPMNAILGMAHLALDTELTDKQYDYVEKIQLSAKSLLGIINDILDFSKIEANKLELENNDFNLNDFLANLANLASSLIEKNNIEVIFEVDDDIPEFLIGDALRLNQVLLNLLSNAIKFSNQQNVTLKMTRESKTDTTICINFQVIDQGIGMSQEQVNSVFKPFSQADVSTTRKFGGTGLGLVISKKIIELMGGHIEVKSQLSKGSCFSFDVSFALSAMQSCHDTDIFKHKRALIIEQSEQPETILHDMLKVLDIDVQTINCLDEKLSEVDISHNYDFIFLDWHVLNCEQNNILENLKKQLSIDIKKTIILASFENQEVKDTLSTLDKTVEEILLKPIIKGNLLKTLEHVMGIATKKESRVDNTCFKKLAGSKILLVEDNPLNQQVASQILRSNGFIVDIAEDGIAAIEAVEKGTFDCILMDCQMPRMDGYTAANKIKQQSKFAHIPIIAMTANTMEADLTKAKESGMQGYIAKPIEVQTMFAVIAEHLTQKPM, encoded by the coding sequence GTGGATGAAGAACTCTACAAACGTAGAATAGAACGAGAGCGCCAGGCTCGAAAACAAGCCGAAGCGCTTTTAGAACAGAAGTCCTTAGAGTTATATGAAGCCAATATGACGCTAAAACATGCCGCCGAAAATCTAGAAAAAGAAGTTATCCTTCGCACCCACGATTTGAATAAAGCAAAAGAGATGGCCGATGCCGCCAACCAAGCTAAATCAATGTTTTTAGCGAATATGAGTCATGAAATCCGCACCCCTATGAATGCAATTTTAGGCATGGCCCACCTCGCCCTTGATACTGAATTAACCGATAAACAATATGATTACGTTGAAAAAATTCAGCTTTCGGCCAAATCACTGCTTGGGATTATTAATGACATTCTCGATTTTTCTAAAATAGAAGCCAATAAGCTCGAACTTGAAAACAATGATTTTAACTTAAACGACTTTCTCGCTAACCTAGCTAATTTAGCCAGTAGCTTAATTGAGAAAAATAACATCGAAGTCATTTTTGAAGTTGACGATGACATACCCGAGTTTTTAATCGGTGACGCTCTTAGGCTTAATCAAGTTTTATTAAATTTATTGAGTAATGCCATTAAATTTTCGAACCAGCAAAATGTCACGCTAAAAATGACAAGAGAGTCAAAAACCGATACCACTATTTGTATTAATTTTCAGGTGATTGACCAAGGTATTGGCATGTCACAAGAGCAAGTTAATAGTGTGTTCAAGCCCTTTTCTCAAGCTGATGTTTCTACAACCCGTAAGTTTGGTGGTACGGGTCTTGGTCTTGTAATTAGTAAAAAAATTATCGAGCTTATGGGGGGGCATATTGAGGTTAAAAGCCAATTAAGCAAAGGAAGTTGCTTTAGTTTTGATGTGTCATTTGCACTATCGGCTATGCAAAGCTGCCACGACACAGATATTTTCAAACATAAACGTGCTCTTATTATTGAGCAAAGCGAGCAACCTGAAACTATTTTACATGACATGCTCAAAGTATTAGACATCGATGTGCAGACGATTAATTGCCTAGATGAAAAGCTATCTGAGGTCGATATTAGCCATAATTACGACTTCATTTTTTTAGACTGGCACGTACTAAACTGTGAGCAAAATAACATTTTAGAGAACCTCAAAAAGCAGCTTTCTATCGATATTAAAAAAACCATTATTCTCGCATCTTTTGAAAACCAAGAAGTTAAAGACACGCTAAGTACACTTGATAAAACCGTTGAAGAAATATTATTAAAGCCGATTATTAAAGGGAACTTACTGAAAACCCTCGAGCATGTGATGGGTATCGCTACGAAAAAAGAGAGCAGAGTCGACAACACTTGTTTTAAAAAACTTGCTGGTTCAAAAATATTGCTAGTTGAAGACAACCCGCTTAACCAACAAGTTGCATCGCAAATACTACGCTCAAATGGCTTTATTGTTGATATTGCCGAAGATGGCATTGCAGCGATTGAAGCTGTAGAAAAAGGCACTTTCGATTGTATTTTGATGGACTGCCAAATGCCAAGAATGGATGGTTATACCGCAGCGAATAAAATTAAACAACAATCAAAGTTTGCCCATATTCCAATTATCGCCATGACCGCCAACACCATGGAAGCCGACCTAACTAAAGCGAAAGAATCAGGAATGCAAGGCTATATAGCCAAGCCAATAGAAGTGCAAACCATGTTTGCGGTCATTGCTGAGCATTTAACGCAAAAGCCAATGTAA
- a CDS encoding heme NO-binding domain-containing protein produces the protein MKGIVFTEFLEMVENEFSYEMADKIIEENSLTSNGAYTSVGNYDNKELLMLVSSLSKHINKPVDELVHAYGKYLLKRFFVLFPHFFESVESTFEFLDTIDQHVHIEVKKLYNDAQLPSFETKRISQNEMQMFYRSGNPFACLAEGLIEGACEHFNEVITVKSEIDDNYQSATFTLTKEA, from the coding sequence ATGAAAGGTATCGTCTTTACCGAGTTTTTAGAAATGGTCGAAAATGAGTTCTCTTATGAGATGGCAGACAAAATCATTGAAGAAAACTCACTTACTTCAAACGGCGCTTATACCAGTGTTGGAAACTACGATAATAAAGAGCTGCTAATGTTGGTCAGCTCATTGAGCAAACATATAAACAAACCCGTTGATGAGCTGGTTCATGCTTACGGTAAATATTTGTTAAAGCGCTTTTTTGTTTTGTTTCCGCATTTCTTTGAAAGTGTCGAAAGTACTTTTGAATTCCTTGATACCATTGACCAGCACGTACATATTGAGGTTAAAAAGCTCTATAACGATGCACAATTACCAAGCTTTGAAACTAAACGAATTAGCCAGAACGAAATGCAAATGTTTTATCGCTCAGGAAACCCGTTTGCTTGTTTAGCTGAGGGCTTGATTGAAGGTGCCTGTGAGCATTTCAATGAAGTTATTACCGTTAAAAGTGAGATTGACGATAACTACCAATCTGCCACTTTTACTCTAACAAAAGAAGCTTAA
- a CDS encoding sensor domain-containing diguanylate cyclase, with protein sequence MVIGARLKKRLLLAFTAACFAILLAQTIIRHFWILPTFEAMTKQNDQIDIQRVESQLQQEIDALSKMVFDSSAWDTMHEAAQQRDTQWFNSDYVIADALQRLDVNGWYLYDTQANIIGGGSFNSDYQPYSPTVLETPNLLIKNNLIILSDDITTSQSELIYKVRFITIDKTPALTVAYNVTKSDGTGEFVGTLLLWSFIDEGFIENLTPGLAKDISFYGTEDAAKYKEHLTRVFGEKRNAMEASQHNQQLYLGVNDQAGSLLFVLSIASRERTYDRSLFDSSLITGLLISGSVFILFYLYINQQVLRPLRKLYTLVNSAIRNNDFSARDEYFGNNELHQLGRGMNELFSLIENQRAEILERHQKLKRISNTDSMTELANRRALDKHFAMLASDTDLASQPISMIVADIDHFKLYNDYYGHDQGDKALCEVANLLKDNTNPDSHFVARYGGEEFVIVLSNTDKQEALKVAETLRNAVASAHITHQGRTDLSYVTLSIGVASKVANEAFDSDSLFKIADDALYKAKKQGRNCCVIGKAQLLLNS encoded by the coding sequence ATGGTGATCGGTGCGAGGCTCAAAAAACGTTTATTACTTGCTTTTACTGCTGCGTGCTTTGCTATCTTATTAGCGCAAACAATCATCAGGCACTTTTGGATACTGCCAACTTTTGAAGCGATGACAAAACAAAACGATCAAATTGATATTCAGCGCGTGGAGTCACAACTTCAACAAGAGATTGATGCGCTGTCAAAAATGGTTTTTGACAGCTCAGCTTGGGATACCATGCATGAAGCTGCACAGCAACGTGATACTCAATGGTTTAATAGCGATTATGTTATTGCTGATGCACTACAGCGGTTAGACGTAAATGGTTGGTATTTATATGATACGCAGGCAAATATTATTGGCGGTGGCAGCTTTAATAGTGATTATCAGCCTTACTCACCAACGGTTTTAGAAACTCCCAATTTGTTGATAAAAAACAACCTAATAATCTTATCTGACGATATAACCACTAGCCAATCTGAGTTAATTTATAAGGTCCGGTTTATTACCATAGATAAAACGCCAGCCTTGACGGTTGCTTACAATGTCACTAAGTCCGATGGCACAGGCGAATTTGTTGGTACTTTACTGCTTTGGAGCTTTATTGATGAAGGCTTTATCGAAAATCTAACACCAGGGTTAGCAAAAGACATTAGTTTTTATGGCACAGAGGATGCGGCTAAATATAAAGAACATTTAACCAGAGTGTTTGGTGAAAAGAGAAATGCAATGGAGGCGAGCCAGCATAATCAGCAGCTTTACTTAGGAGTCAATGATCAAGCAGGAAGCTTACTATTTGTGCTTTCTATTGCATCCCGTGAACGTACTTATGACCGAAGTTTGTTTGATAGCTCTTTAATTACCGGTTTATTGATTTCTGGTTCTGTATTTATTTTGTTTTATTTATATATAAATCAACAGGTTTTAAGGCCACTCCGAAAGCTTTATACATTGGTAAATTCAGCAATCAGAAATAACGACTTTAGCGCTCGGGATGAGTACTTCGGCAATAACGAATTGCACCAGCTCGGACGTGGTATGAATGAGTTATTTAGTCTGATAGAAAATCAACGTGCAGAAATACTAGAGCGCCACCAGAAGTTAAAACGTATCAGCAATACCGATTCAATGACCGAGCTTGCCAATCGTCGGGCATTGGATAAACATTTTGCAATGCTTGCCAGCGATACAGATTTAGCTTCGCAGCCTATCTCAATGATTGTCGCCGATATCGATCATTTTAAACTCTACAATGACTATTATGGACATGATCAAGGTGACAAAGCGCTTTGTGAAGTCGCCAATCTCCTTAAAGATAATACCAATCCAGACAGTCACTTTGTTGCTCGATATGGCGGCGAAGAATTTGTAATTGTGCTTAGCAATACAGATAAACAGGAGGCACTCAAAGTGGCTGAAACGCTACGAAACGCCGTTGCATCTGCTCACATTACTCATCAAGGTCGCACAGACTTAAGCTATGTTACTTTATCGATAGGTGTTGCTAGTAAAGTTGCTAATGAGGCGTTTGATTCAGATAGCTTGTTCAAAATAGCGGATGACGCGCTTTATAAAGCGAAAAAGCAAGGCCGAAATTGCTGTGTTATAGGAAAAGCTCAGCTATTGCTTAATAGCTGA
- a CDS encoding alpha/beta hydrolase: MKFGSIAVVSLIVLLLTGCTTMKVEESHFLYPDKKITMQEIQSINATAKTQEVTLTTDEGTRLKGTLIKVADARATVIYFGGNQFRVSAAGGEPAKLLLPFQVNILMMDHRGYGLSSGVPSVANLQADALQVFDYVKGRSDLNTLPVVIHGHSLGSMIAGYLASQRNVDALVLEGSVTNVEQMTAARIPWFAKPFVSVEFSKEIKQVDNLKALQVYQAPLLIITGEKDTQTPPELAKSLYQHAKSQQKQIYIAKGKHHSNALTGKQLATHYDQLLKQIILGKSS; this comes from the coding sequence ATGAAATTTGGTTCTATTGCAGTGGTTTCACTGATTGTGCTGTTATTAACTGGTTGTACGACAATGAAAGTTGAGGAATCTCACTTTTTATATCCAGATAAAAAAATAACGATGCAGGAAATACAAAGTATTAATGCCACCGCCAAAACGCAGGAGGTAACTTTAACCACCGATGAGGGCACTAGACTTAAGGGTACCCTTATTAAAGTTGCAGATGCTCGCGCTACGGTAATTTACTTTGGTGGTAACCAGTTTCGCGTTAGTGCCGCAGGTGGGGAGCCTGCCAAGCTACTTTTACCTTTTCAAGTTAATATTTTAATGATGGATCATCGTGGTTATGGGCTTAGTTCTGGAGTACCTAGCGTAGCTAATCTGCAAGCTGATGCATTACAGGTATTTGATTATGTGAAAGGCAGATCAGACCTAAATACTTTGCCTGTGGTGATCCATGGTCATTCTTTAGGAAGTATGATCGCAGGTTATCTTGCCAGTCAGCGCAACGTTGATGCTCTGGTACTCGAGGGGAGTGTGACAAATGTTGAACAGATGACAGCAGCACGAATTCCGTGGTTTGCTAAACCGTTTGTTAGTGTTGAGTTTAGTAAAGAGATTAAACAAGTCGATAATTTAAAAGCGTTACAAGTTTATCAAGCACCGCTATTAATAATCACCGGTGAAAAAGACACTCAAACTCCACCTGAGTTAGCCAAATCACTATATCAACATGCAAAATCTCAGCAAAAGCAGATTTACATTGCAAAAGGAAAGCACCATTCTAATGCGTTAACAGGTAAACAGTTAGCAACTCATTATGATCAACTTCTAAAACAAATAATATTGGGTAAATCGTCATGA
- a CDS encoding DUF2975 domain-containing protein, with translation MKKIVWMSTLILSLLIFTLISLLVTSIIVLFSDSDVLSFTQSNGAHMWIGLEVSGSWQGVAQTLSEHGFDSVLWLGLVQLLPFILINIILIRLFLLYRRGSFFAIENIKCFKWLGGVLLAQFVLVVCYPSLLITLLNIATGTDMGRVVAIQDTDIIGLVMGLIIYVIGWIMGQAQQLQKEQELVI, from the coding sequence ATGAAAAAAATTGTTTGGATGAGTACGCTGATCCTAAGCTTGCTAATTTTTACGCTTATTAGCTTGTTAGTAACAAGCATTATTGTGCTTTTTAGTGACAGTGATGTTTTAAGTTTTACACAAAGTAACGGTGCGCATATGTGGATTGGTCTTGAAGTCAGCGGCTCTTGGCAAGGAGTAGCGCAAACATTGAGTGAGCATGGTTTTGATAGTGTCTTATGGCTTGGTCTTGTGCAATTGCTACCGTTTATTCTTATCAACATAATTTTGATTCGGTTATTTTTGCTTTATCGACGTGGATCCTTCTTCGCTATTGAAAATATAAAATGTTTTAAATGGTTAGGTGGCGTATTATTGGCGCAATTTGTACTAGTTGTGTGTTACCCGTCACTACTTATCACTCTTCTTAATATAGCAACAGGAACTGATATGGGAAGGGTCGTGGCTATTCAAGATACTGATATTATAGGCTTAGTGATGGGATTAATTATTTATGTTATTGGTTGGATCATGGGTCAAGCACAGCAGCTACAAAAAGAGCAAGAGTTAGTGATTTAA
- a CDS encoding helix-turn-helix domain-containing protein: MAIIIDLDVVLAKRKMKSAELAEAIGITPQNLSVLRAGRAKAVRFTTLDAICKHLGCQPGDILRFEDD; encoded by the coding sequence ATGGCGATTATTATTGATTTAGATGTAGTGTTAGCTAAGCGAAAAATGAAGTCTGCAGAATTAGCTGAAGCGATAGGTATTACGCCACAAAACTTATCAGTTCTTAGAGCAGGGCGAGCTAAAGCTGTACGCTTTACGACCTTAGATGCGATTTGTAAGCACTTAGGTTGCCAGCCTGGTGATATTCTGCGTTTTGAAGACGATTAG